Genomic window (Geomonas ferrireducens):
GAGCACGAGCTTGCCGCTTAAAAGCGGCAGGATGGCGATGCGCACGGTGAGCCGGTCGGCGCTCGCGAAATCGGAGCTGCCGTCCTTCTCCTTGATGGTGACGCCGGTGAAGGTGAAGGCCGGGGTGAGGCGGACGGTGAAGGCGCCGGACTGGTACTGCAGGTCACGTTTCAGGGCGCTCTTTACCTGCGCCAGGATGTCGGCCTTGTAGGTGTCGAGATCCAGCAGCCGGGGAAGAAGGCTCGCCGCAAGTACCGCGATGGTGAGTATCGTTGCGATGAGCGGCAGGAGCCACGAGCGCACACGTTTAAGCGTCATATCGATATCTCCGTGACGGGAAGCGGCGGCAGTCCCCGCACCGTCCTCGGGTCCAAATGGTGATGGCTGACTCGATGGCCTGCCTCTAAGCGTCGGCCGGCAGCTCGATGATGAAGCGGCTTCCCTTCGGGTGGTTCTCCTTGGCACGGATGAAACCGTGGTGGTCGGAGATGATGGTGTTCACGATGGCAAGGCCGAGGCCGGTGCCGCTCTTCTTCCTGGAGAAGTACGGCTCGAAAAGGCGCGGCCTGTCCTCGGCGGGGATGCCGTGGCCGGTATCGGAGACGGTGAAGGTGGCCATTTTGAGCGTGCTGTCGTAGCAGGTGGCGAGTTCGACCTCTCCCTCTCCCTCGATGGCGGCGACCGCGTTGTCCAGGAGGTTGATCACCACGCGCTTGATCTGGTCACGGTCCAGCATGATCGGCGGCATCTTCTCGTCGGCGTTGAGCGAGAAGCGTATGTGGCGGTGCCCCTCCTCGTAGAGGGTGAGCGCCTCCTTCAGGATGTCGTTCAGGTCGTTTGGCTTCGGCACCGATGCGGGCATCCGGGCGAAGTTGGAGAACTCGTTCACAAGCCCCTTCAACTCGTCCACCGACTTGATGATCATGGCGGTGCACTGGTCGAAGACCTCTTCCTCCCCCTCGAAGCGTGATAGATAGCGCTTTCTGAGCCGCTGCGCCGAGAGCTGGATCGGGGTGAGCGGGTTCTTGATCTCGTGGGCGATCCTTCTGGCCACCTCGCGCCAGGCCGCCATCCTCTGGGCCTTGATCAGGGAGGTCAGGTCGTCGAGCACCACCACCATCCCCATGAAGGCGTCGTTCTCATCCTTCAGGACGGTCAGGTTGGTGAGCAAGGTGAGCTCGCCGTCGCGCATCGGGATGGTCACCTGGCGCACGATGGAGTCGTGCTTTTGGAGCACCATGTCGCGCAAAAGCCCCTTGACGATGTCCAGGTGATCCGGCTGCAGCACCTCGCGGAAGTTCTTGCCGTTCACCTTCTCGGTGTTGATGAGCAGTAGTTTTTCGGCCGACTTGTTCACCGTGGTGAGGAGCCCGTCCTTGTCCACCGAGATGATGCCGGCGGTCACGTTGGCGAGGACCGCCTCCATGTAGCGGCGCCGCTGCTCCAACTCCGTGTTGCTCTTTTGCAGCTCCTCGTTGGTGTGCTGCAGGGCGAGCTGGTTCGCGCGCAGGTCCTCGGTCATCCGGTTGAAGGAGGCGATTAGCATGCCGATCTCGTCGCCGCTTCCCTCCCCGAGGTGCACGTCCAGGTTCCCCTCCGCCACCTGGCGGGTCGCCTCGGCAAGTTCCTGGATCGGGATGGTGAGGCTGCGGGCGAGGTACACCCCGAACCAGACCGCGAGGAAGACGATCACCATGGTGATCAGGAAAAGGGTGAGGATGTAGCCGGTGGCGATCGGGTGTTTGAGGATCTTCAGCTGACGGAACTCGTGGTACGAGGCGGAGATCTCACGCATCTTCGAGACGAGGGAGTAGGGGACGTAATAGTTTACGACGATGACGCCGACGACATCCTTGTCGTTGAAGTTGCTACGGATCGGCACGATGCCGCGGATCAGGTCCGCCTTGCCGATCGCGTTCACCCGGGTGAGCTTCTGCCCGGCGAGCCCCACGTTGATGTCCTCGGAGGAGGGGTTGGTGAACTCACTCAAGGGGAGCTTCGGGTTCGCGGCACGGAAGAGCTCCTCGCGCTGCGCCGAGAAGACCTCGACGACGCCCAGGTTGTATTCCTCCTGTTTCTGGCGCACCAGGGCCTTCAACTTGGGCAGGTTCTCGTCGTTTAGGAGCTTTCTCTCCTTGATGGTGTCGCTGATCTGCTGGCCGTAGTAAAGGGAGTTGGCCGCAGAGGTCTTGTAGTAGACCTGTGCCACCTCCATCGACTCGTTCAGCGAGGTCTCCACCTGTTTGTTGAACCAGTTCTGGATGCTGTTGGTGATGAAACCGGCCGACACGAAGAAAAGGAGCATGGTCGGCACGAGCGAAAGGGTGACGAAGGCGAGCACGAGCTTCGTGCGCAGCTTCGACCCCGGCGTGTTTTTGCGCCGCTCGATGAACAGCTTGGTGATGTTCCTGAACACGAGATAAACGAGGAGGATGATAAGGAGGATGATGACGTTGATGATGCCGAAGATGACGATGTTGCTTACCATCGGCACCTCTGAGGAGAGGCGCGACAGGTGAATCTCGAAGTAGGTGAGCAGGACGATCAAGAGCAGCGACACGACGACGATGACCGCCTCGCGCTTTCTCTTTCTGATCTCGCTGGGGGAAAGATCGCTTCCCTGGCTGTGCGGGGGAAGCCCTCCTTTTTGGGCAGACATCGGCATCAGGCCACTCTATACGAACGGGCTAGGGATTTCAAGCACTTCGACGCGGCGTCGGAAACGAGAAAAGCAGCTCCCGTAAGGAGCTGCTTTCTTTTTATCTCGATCTCGATCCGACCCTCGGTCCGCCTCTAGGCCTCCAGCCAGGAAAGCTCCGGCAGGGCGATGTTGAAGGGGGCGTTGAAGGCCTGCGGAGTGAACTCGATCAGGGTGTAGCAGTCCGGACGCTTCAAAAGCTCCATGACCAGCTTGTGGTTCAGGTCGTGCCCGGACTTGGACGCCTTCACGTGACCGATCAGGCGGTGACCGGCGAGCGACATGTCGCCTACGGAGTCAAGGATCTTGTGACGCACGAACTCGTCCTGGAACCTGAGCCCCTCGGGGTTCAGCACCCCTTGGTCGCCGATGACGATGGCGTTGTCCAGCGAGCCGCCGAGCGCCAGGCCGTGTGCCTTCATCATCTCGACTTCGGCCAGGAAGCAGAAGGTGCGCGCGGAGGCGAACTCGTCGGCGAAGTTGCTCTGGGTGAACTCAAGCGAACGGGCCTGGCTCTTTACCGCCGGGTGCGGGAAGTGCAGGTCGAAGGAGATCTTGTAGTGGCGCGAGGGGATGATGGACGCCTTCTTGTCCCCCTCGGTGATGGAAACCGGCTTCTTGACCACCAGGTACTTGCGCGCCTTCTTCGACTCCTTCACGCCGGCCTTGGCGATGGCGGCCACGAAGGGGGCGGCGGAGCCGTCCATGATGGGAACCTCCGGGCCGTTGATGTCGATGTGGGCGTTGTCGATGCCGCAGCCGTAGAGAGCCGCCATGAGGTGCTCGATGGTGGAGACGGTCGTCTCGCCGTTGCCGATGGTGGTGTTGAGCTTCGTGTTCACGACGTTCATCGCGTGTGCTTCTATGGAAACCGCCGGGGTGAGGTCAACCCTGTGGAAGACGACGCCGGTGCCGGGATCTGCCGGGCGCAGCGTGATGGTGATCGTCTTGCCGGAGTGCAGGCCGATGCCGCTGAAGGTTACCTTGTTCCCCAAAGTCTGTTGGAATATCATCTGCTTGCTCCTGATAGTCAGTATGCTTACCATCAAGCAAGTTGTGCGCCAAATCGGCCGCCGCGCTTCTCATTGGAAAAAAGCACGCTGCTACGGTCTTGTAGACGGGATCGTTTCGAGGAGGGGGCGGGAAAACGGGTGTGGTAAAAATGCGCCTGTGGTGTCAGTGCAACGAGCGGTGTGGCGTTTTTGCTACAGTCTGCCGGAGCGGAGGATGGCGATCATCCACCAGATGCCGACCAGGCCGGCGCAGGTGTAGCCGAAGAAGGCGAAGGCGGGAAGCCCCCAGAGCATGGGGCCGCGGTTTCCCTGCATGGCGATGGACGAGCCGATCAGCAGGGCGGCGATGATGAGGGAGAGGCAGAGCCGGTTCGCCGAACGGTCCAGCTCCTTGGAGAAGCGGTCCAGGCCGCGGTGCTCCAGGTCGATGCGGAACTTGTTGCGGTTTACCTTGTTGAGGATCTCCTTCACGTCGCGCGGCAGGTTGCGGGCGAGGGTGAGGTACCCCTCGATCCCCTGCTCGACCTCGTGGAACAGGCGCCCCGGGGAGCGCTGCCGGCGGAACTCGCGCTCCAGGAAGGGGCGCAGGTGCCCCACCATGTCGAAGTCCGGGTCGAGCCGGCGCCCCATCCCCTCGACCACCACCAGCACCTTCACCAGCATGGTGAGGTCCGGGTGCACCTTGATGCGGTGCGTGGAGATCAGGTCGATGAACTCCATGAGCATGCGCCCGACCTCGATCTCCTTGAGCGGGATCTCGAAATAGCTGTCGATGAATTCGGCGAGCGCCTTCTTGAGCGCCTGCATGTTGACCGTCTCGGCGGCGTCGCCCGCCTCCACGATGACGTAGGCGAGCCCCTCGACGTCGCGGTTGATCACCGCCACGAGGACATCGGTCAGGTAGCGTTTCACGGCGGGGTCGAGCCTTCCCACCATCCCGAAATCGAGGAGGCAGATCACGTTGTCCTTCAGGATGAGGACGTTGCCGGGATGAGGATCGCCGTGGAAGAAGCCGTGCTCGAGCACCATCTTCAGGAAGACCCTGGCGCCGCGCGCGGCGATCTCGCGGCCGTCGAGCCCCGCCTCCTCGATGGCCAGGGTGTCGCTCACCTTGATCCCTTCCACGTACTCGGTGGTGAGCACCCCTTTCGAGGTCGCCTCCCAGTAGACCTTCGGGAAGTAGAGGGTCGCGTCCCCCTTGAAGTTGTCCCGGATCTTCTCGATGGCGTGCCCTTCGCGGGTGAGGTCCAGCTCGCGCCTGATGGTGTAGGAAAACTCGCGCACCACCCCGACCGGGTCGTAGATGTCGCTGCGGGCCATGTGGCGCTCCAAAAGAAGCGCCACCCCCATGAGGATGTCGATGTCGGTTTCCACCGCCTCGACCACACCCGGGCGCCGCACCTTCACCACCACGTCCTCGCCGGTGACGAGCGTGGCGCGGTGCACCTGCGCGATGGAGGCCCCCGCGATCGCCTCCGGCTCCACGTACAGGAAACGCTGCTCGAGCGGGACACCAAGCTCGTGCTCGATCTGCTCTTTGATCTCCTCGAAGGGGAGGCACGGGATCTTGTCCTGCAGATGGGTGAGCTCCTGGACGAAGGAGGCCGGGATGATGTCGGCGCGGGTGGAGAGAAGCTGCCCCAACTTGATGAAGGTGGTGCCGAGCTCCTCGAGGGCCAGGCGCAGGCGCTCCGGCGCCGACAGGTGGGCGGCCTTCGGGGGGCGCCGTCTGAGGACCCGGCGTGAGAAATCGACCACCTGCCCGAGGTTCAGGTACTCGAGCAGGTGCCCGAGCCCGTAACCCCCGATGACGGTGATGATCTGGCGGTAGCGCCTGATGCTCCTGACGTTGCGGTTTATGTTTACTATCCTAAACACTCATCCTCCGGCTGCGAGGTGACGCTCTGGGCCTGCAGCGCCTCGAGTGTCTTCACACGCCGTTCCAGCTTTTCGAACTCCTCCCGCGACACCATCCCCATCCGGTCCAGCGCCTTTTTCACTTCGGTCTCGGCCATCTCGGCACTCTTTTGTTGCCCGGTGCGCGCCATCTCCTGGATCCGATCAAGGAAAGCCCGCCCTTCCTCCTCGCTGATCTTGTAGCGCGACTTCATCTCCTGGATCATCTCCTCGCCCTTTTTCTGGGTGATCGCCGCCGCACCGAGAGCCGTCAGCACTGCCTTCTCGAACAGTTCGAACATGGTACCCCTCCTCTGGCATCTGTAGTGGATCGCCTTACTCATAGGCGCCAATTAATGATACCGGCGAGCCATCCATTGTCAAACTTGCACGTCCTTGACATCACTATGTTTCTCGCGGATACTCGCAGGCTTAGTCCCATTAGAAGGTGGAGCCATGCAGAAAAAAAAGGCGGTGACCATAAAGAACGTGGCGCTTATCCTCATGAAGCGGGAGCTGATCAGCCACGAGCAGTTCGAGGAGCTCATGCAGAAGGGTGAGGCGCAGGGGCACCGGCTGGCCGGGGCGCAGCAGGCGGGGTATTCGCGCCGGCTGCAGCAGGGGCCGGGAAAGCCGTCTCCCGCCGAGGTCATCGCGTCGCTCAACCTGGAGATCCCCGGCTCCAGCGGCAGGCTTCTCACCGAGGACGCCATCACCGAGGTGCTGGCCGCCGCGGTAGGGATGCCGTACATGAAGATCAACCCGATGAAGCTCGACCTGGACGTGGTGACGGCGCACATCTCGCGCCCCTTCGCCCTGCGGCACATGATCGTCCCGGTGGGGAGTGCCGACGGCGTGGTGACCCTCGCCGTCGCGGACCCCTTCAACGACGAGGTGGTCGAGGAGCTAAGGAGCATCAAGCGGCTGGAGTTTCGCCGCGTGCTCGCCTCGCGTAACGACATCCTGAAGATCCTGAGGGAGTTCTTCGGTTTCAGGGCGTCGGTGCAGGCCGCCGAGAGCGAGGTCGCCGCCTCCGTCGATCTCGGCAACCTCGAGCAGTTCGTTCGCCTTAAAAGCGGGCACGAGATCGAGGGGACGGACCGCAACATCATCTCGGCGGTCGATTTCCTGCTGCAGTACGCCTTCGACCAGAGGGCGAGCGACATCCATATCGAGCCCAAGCGGGAGAAGTCCCTGGTGCGCCTGCGGGTGGACGGGGTGCTGCACAACGTGCACGTGGTCCCGAAGCAGTTGCATCCCCCCATCGTCTCACGTATCAAGATGCTCTCCCGCATGGATCTGGCCGAGAAAAGGCGCCCGCAGGACGGCAGGATCAAGACGAGCCATGACGGCCGGGAGGTGGAGCTGCGCGTCTCGACGCTTCCGGTCGCTTTCGGAGAGAAGGTGGTGATCAGGATCTTCGACCCCGACGTCCTGATGCAGGAGCTGGACACCATCGGCTTCTACCCGAGGGAGTACCAGCTCTACAGCTCCTTCCTGCGCCGCCCGAACGGCATCATCCTCGTCACCGGTCCCACCGGCAGCGGCAAGACAACGACGCTCTACTCGTCGCTTAGGACGCTCTCCTCGCCGGAAGTGAACATCGTGACCGTCGAGGACCCGATCGAGATGGTGATGGAGGAGTTCAACCAGGTAGGCGTGCAGTCCGGGATCGGGGTGACCTTCGACAAGGTGCTGAGAAACGTGCTCAGGCAGGACCCGGACATCATCATGATCGGCGAGATAAGGGACAAGGAGACGGCGGAGAACGCGGTGCAGGCGGCGCTTACCGGGCACCTGGTGCTCTCCACGCTGCACACCAACGACGCCACGTCCTCGGTGACGCGCCTTCTGGATCTTGGCGTTCCCTCCTTTTTGATCTCCTCCACCGTGGTTGGCATCATCGCGCAGCGGCTTTTGCGGAAGATCTGCCCGGCCTGCAAAAAGGAGCGTCACCTGAGCGCGGAGGAGGCCGAGTACCTGGGGCTCAAGCGCACCCCCGCGGTCTGGGCGGGCGAAGGGTGTCCCGAGTGCCGCGGCACCGGCTACAAGGGAAGGACCGGGATCTTCGAGGTGCTGGACGTGAACGAGTCGATCAAGGCGGTGATCGCCGAGCGGATGGACCTGGGCGAGTTGCAGGGGGCCGCGCGTAGGGATGGCCTGGTGACCCTGCGGGAGCTTGCGGTGAGGAAGATGCTGGAGGGTATCACCACCTACGAAGAGGTCATCGCGGTGACCGGGTAGGGGCGCCCCAGTAGCGGCTGCCAGCCAGTCAGACCAGTCCGACCAGTCCGACCAGTCCGAACAGTCCGACGCGGCGCCTCAGGTGCCAAAGGAGAAACCATGGAAAACAGTTCCACAGAACCTGCCACCCAAACCGCCATCTTTGCCGGCGGCTGCTTCTGGTGCATGGAGCCGGTCTTTGACAGCATCCCCGGCGTCCTCTCGGTGATGCCCGGCTACAGCGGCGGCTTTCTCCCCAATCCCAGCTACCAGCAGGTCTGCGAGGGGGAAACCGGCCACCTCGAAGCGGTGGAAATCGTCTTCGACCCGGCGCGGGTGAACTACCGCGAACTCTTGCGGATCTTTCTGCGCAACATCGATCCCACCACCAAAAACAGGCAGTTCTGCGACTACGGCCCCCAGTACCAGACCGCCATCTTCTACCTGGACGAGGAGCAGCGCAGGGCTGCGGAGGAGGCGAGGGATGATGCGCAACGCACTAACCTGTTGGGGGCGCAGGTCTTCACGGAAATCCGCCCGGCCTCGGACTTCTACCCGGCCGAGGAGTACCACCGGCAGTACTACAAGAAGAACCCGTATCACTACCAGCGCTACCATGACGGATGCGGCCGCAACTGGCGCCTCAAGGAATTGTGGGGCGAAAAGAAGGGATAAGCTGGAACCCCGCTCCAGGTGCGCCTATCGGCGGCGGGCCACCTTTTCAAGCGTCTGCTGCAGGTCGCTGCAGCGGTACGGCTTCACCACCGCGGCGCAGAAGCCGTACTCGGCGTAGCTCGCCATGACCGGGTCGTTAGAGTAGCCGCTCGATACGATCAATTTCGCTTTCGGGTCGAGCTCCAGAATCCGCTGCGCCGCCTCCTTTCCCCCCATCCCCGCAGGTATGGTCAGGTCCATGATGGCCGCCGCGAACGCCTCTCCCCCCTCGAACGCTTCCCGATAGAGCCGCACCGCCTCTTCGCCCGTGCCGCAGGTCGCCACGCGATAACCGAGGTACTGCAGCATCTCCTGCGCCAGGGTCCTTATCGGCTCTTCGTCGTCCATCACCAGCACGCTTCCCCCGCCCCCGCCGCGAGGCGATGCGGGCTCCGCCTGCGCTTCCTGCTCCGGCGCGGCTTCCCCCGCCGAGGGGAGGTAGAAGGTGAGCGTGGTCCCCTCGCCCGGTGCGGAATCGACCTCCACCTTGCCGCCGTGCCTGCTGACGATGGAGTGGACCGAGGCGAGCCCGAGGCCGCTCCCTCCGGGCTTCGTGCTGTAGTAGGGATCGAAGATCTGCTTCTGCTCCTGGTAAGGGATGCCGCACCCCTCATCGGTGAAGGATACCTTCACGTACTCCCCCGCCGGCAGCATCATGGGGTTCTCTTCGGGGAGCGGGACATTTTCCGCCCGCACCGAAAGGACGCCCCCTCCGGGCATGGCCTGGCAGGCGTTGATGATCACGTTGCTGAAGGCCTGGTTTATCTGCCCCTCGTCCGCTTCGATGGCGTGCAGGTCGGCGGGAAGGTCCACTTTGGTCTGCACCTTGGTGCCGTGCAGCGCGAGGGAGAGAGATTCCTGCACCAGTTTCGCGACCGATACCACCTTCTTGATCGGCTGTCCCCCCTTGGAGAAAGTGAGGAGCTGGTGCGCGAGCTCGGCGGCGCGCTGCGACGCCTTCTCGGCGTTCTTGATCGGACCCAGGGCCGGGTGGTTTCCCTCCAGCATCAGTTCCGCGAAGGAGAGGTTGCCGAGGATCCCGGTGAGGATGTTGTTGAAGTCGTGTGCGATGCCGCCTGCCAGGACCCCCAGTGACTCGAGCTTCTGGGCCTTCAGGATCTCGCTTTGCATCGCTTCCCACTTGGTGATGTCGGTGAAGGTGAAAAGGATGCGGTGGTAAACCAGGCGGGTGTTGAGGATGACGTGCCGCAAGGTGCCGTCGATGCAGGTGATCTTCGCTTCGATGGGGGCGAGGACGCCGCTCTCCAGGGTCTCGCCGATCCCGGTGCGCCAGGCCCCGAGAATCTCGTCGCGGTAGGAGGGATCCGGAAGGGCCCGCTGCATGAGCTCCTCAAGGGTGGGGCGGTCGGCGGAGACGAAGCCGAGCCAGTCGCTCACGTAACCGTTTACGTACTCGATGATGCCCGCTTCGTTGGCCCACGCGACCCCCGCCGGCATCTCCTCCATGAGCACCTTGAGGGTCTCCTCGTTCTGTCTGAGCGCCTCCTCGATCTCCTTGCGCTTCGTGATGTCGCGCACCAGCACGATGATCCGGTCGATGCCGCCGATCTCGGCGCGGCGCAGGCTCACCTCGGACCAGAACAGGGAGCCGTCCTTTTTCCTGCTGCGCCACTCGAAGGTCTGCGCCGTCCCTTGGGCCGCAAGCTTCAACAGGCGCTGCGCCTCCTCTTCGGAGTAGGGGGGCTCACCGAGGCTCAGCTGCTGCAGCGTGAGGTTTAGGGCCTCCTCTTGCGTATAGCCGAACATGTCGCACATGGTCCGGTTCACGTCGACGAGGGCACCGGTCGCGGCGTCATGTATGAAGAGGGCATCGTTGACGTTGTGGTAGATCGCCTGGAAGCGCGCCTCGCTCTGCTCCAGTTTCGTCATCGATTCGGCGAGGCGTCCGGTGAAGCGCCCGATCAACTGGTAGAGCAGGAACGAGGTGACCAGGATGAAGAGTAGCCCCTTGTAGACCTCTATCTTGTCGGCGAGGTGGCGGTCGGTGACCAGCCAGATCAGGGCATACCCGGAAAGGTAGATCCAGGCGCTGCCGAAAAGGGCATAGACCCCCACGATCTTGTGGATCTCGCGTTGCTGGCTCTTCTTGATTGCTCCCCGCATGCGTGCTCCCGCCGGAAGGCGTCTGGCTGCGGTGGCCGGAGGTGATCTCTGTTGTTTTTGTTTACTTCTAGGAAGCCAGCGAGACGACGACTATCCCCGATTCAGTCACCCGATACCCTTTGGCCTGGTCCTTCTCGTGATCGTAGCCTATCTCCGTCCCGTCCGGGATTACGACGTTCTTGTCGATGATGGCCCGCCTGATCTTCACGTGACGCCCCACCGTCACGTTCTCGAAGAGGATGGAATCCTCCACGGTGCTGTAGCTGTTCACCTTGCAGCGAGGCCCGAGGATGGTGCGGGTCACCGTGGCGCCGCTCGTGATGCATCCGGCGCAGACGTAGGAGTCGATGTTGACGCCGCGCCTTCCTTCCTCGTCGAAGACGGTCTTTGCGGGGGGCAGGTTCCCCTGGTTGGTCAGGATCGGCCACTTGTAGTTGTACAGGTTAAGCTGCGGCGAGACGTGGATCAGGTCCATGTTCGCCTCGTAATAAGACTCGATGGTCCCTACGTCCTTCCAGTACCCCTTCTCCTCGGCCTTCATCCCCGGGATGATGTTGTCGTTGAAGTTGTAGGCGAAGACCTTGTCACGGTTTTCCAGCATCATCGGGATGACGTGCTTGCCGAAATCGAGATCCTCGTGTCTCTTCTTCCCTTCCAGCAGTACCTCGATCAGCTTCTTGGTGGAGAAGATGTAGTTCCCCATGGAAGCGAAGCAGGTGTCGCGGCCGGGAATGCTCTCGGGCTTTTTCGGCTTTTCCTTGAAGTCGGTGATCTTGTAGTCCTCGTCCACGGAGAAAACGCCGAACCGGCTTGCCTCCTGCACCGGCACCTCGAGTGCCGCAACGGTGAGGTCGGCCCGGTTCCTGCGGTGGTAGTCGATCATCTGGCTTACGTCCATCTTGTAGATGTGATCCCCGCCGAAGATGGCGACGTAGTCGGCGTCGGAGGATTCGACGAAGCGCAGGTACTGCAGGATCGCGTCGGCGGTTCCCTTGAACCACTCCTCGTTTTCCGTGCTGGTCTCGGGCGATATGGCCACGAAAAACTCCCCGAGGCCGGTCCATTTACCCCACGATTCGCGAATGTGCTTGTTGAGCGAATAGGCGCGGTACTGGGTCAGGATGTAGACCTTCTTGATCCCCGAGTTGAAGAGGTTGCTCAGCACGAAGTCGATGATCTTATATTTGCCGCCGAACATGACGCTCGGCTTGGCCCTTCTGATGGTGAGGGGGCTCAGCCTTTCCCCCTTGCCTCCGGCAAGCACCATGGCGATGGTGTTCCCGACATTACTCATGGCGTACATGACATATCCTCCTGGATGCTTTTGCGATTACCTGCCGGGTCACGGCTTGCCGTGCTGATGCTGCTTGCCTTCCTTGTAGAGCACCTCCAGGGAGAGCGTCTCCCCCTTGCGTTCCACCTTCAGTTTGGATTTGTCCCCCGGGTGCTTCTGCTTGATGCCCCACACGAGGTCGAAGGATTCCTTCAGCGGCTCCCCGTCCATCTCCAGGAGCACGTCTCCCTCCTGGAGCCCGGCGCGCGAGGCGTTGGAATCCGGGAGTACCATTTTCACGATAAGGCCGGAGCCCTTGCCGGTCGGCTCGAACATGACGCCTAGCTGGACCTCGGGCTGGGGAAGCCCCTCGTAGGCGTAGTGCACCAGGAAGTCGTACGGCGGCGCGGGAAAGTCCGGCAGATCGACGTTCATGGTCACCGGCTCTTCTTTTCTGGTAACCACCACCTCACGGCCGCCGATGGTGACGTAGGAGGTCGGGACGCGGCGAAACACCCGGCGTGGTATGCCGAAACCGTAGCCTATGTGGTTTCCTCCCGCGATGATGACGAGGCTGCGCTCCTTGCCGGCGGGGCTCGCAAGGTAGCGCGCCGCCGTCTCGGCCATGGTCTCGTCCCACAGGGTCTGGACCCGCAGGAACCCCTCGACGGCCATCTTGCCGTGGCTGTGGTCGGCGAAGATGCTTTCGGTCTGGGCGCGCTGGTACCGGTCGGTGAGGTCCATCTCCGGGAGCTGGGCCTTCTGCTCGGCGGTGAGTGCGGAAAGATCGCCGCTGCGCACCGCCTGCACGATTTCCTTCTCGGCGTTCAGGGCGATCACCGGGATGTGCTTGTCTCTGCAGAAAAGGAGCAGATCGCGGTAGTAGCCGAAGTCCATCCTCCATGTGTCGAACCAGCGCGACTGCTTTATGAAGGACTTTTCGTCCAATTCACCCGCCACCCAGCGGTCCAGCACCGGTTGCTGGGAGCGCGTGAACATCTCCATCCCGAGCGCGACCTTCCCCGGTTTGCGCTCTTCCATCGCCTTCAGGATGTCCAGCTCCAGGCGGTGCGCCGCCGGGTTGTCGTGGGTCTCCCCGATATAGGCGATCCGGGCGTCGGTCACCACAGCGCTCATCTGCTGCGGGGTCACCAGTATCCCGGTCGGAAGATGGATGATGTCGCCGACCTTGGGAGGTGCGGAGAGCGGGTATGGGTTCTCGGGGTTGCCGAGCACGTGGCTTCCGGCGGAGGTTGTGGAACAGGCGGTCATGGCAAGAAGGGAGAGGACGGCGGCGAGCCGCCCCAAGCG
Coding sequences:
- a CDS encoding phasin family protein; its protein translation is MFELFEKAVLTALGAAAITQKKGEEMIQEMKSRYKISEEEGRAFLDRIQEMARTGQQKSAEMAETEVKKALDRMGMVSREEFEKLERRVKTLEALQAQSVTSQPEDECLG
- a CDS encoding GspE/PulE family protein; its protein translation is MQKKKAVTIKNVALILMKRELISHEQFEELMQKGEAQGHRLAGAQQAGYSRRLQQGPGKPSPAEVIASLNLEIPGSSGRLLTEDAITEVLAAAVGMPYMKINPMKLDLDVVTAHISRPFALRHMIVPVGSADGVVTLAVADPFNDEVVEELRSIKRLEFRRVLASRNDILKILREFFGFRASVQAAESEVAASVDLGNLEQFVRLKSGHEIEGTDRNIISAVDFLLQYAFDQRASDIHIEPKREKSLVRLRVDGVLHNVHVVPKQLHPPIVSRIKMLSRMDLAEKRRPQDGRIKTSHDGREVELRVSTLPVAFGEKVVIRIFDPDVLMQELDTIGFYPREYQLYSSFLRRPNGIILVTGPTGSGKTTTLYSSLRTLSSPEVNIVTVEDPIEMVMEEFNQVGVQSGIGVTFDKVLRNVLRQDPDIIMIGEIRDKETAENAVQAALTGHLVLSTLHTNDATSSVTRLLDLGVPSFLISSTVVGIIAQRLLRKICPACKKERHLSAEEAEYLGLKRTPAVWAGEGCPECRGTGYKGRTGIFEVLDVNESIKAVIAERMDLGELQGAARRDGLVTLRELAVRKMLEGITTYEEVIAVTG
- a CDS encoding sensor histidine kinase; translated protein: MPMSAQKGGLPPHSQGSDLSPSEIRKRKREAVIVVVSLLLIVLLTYFEIHLSRLSSEVPMVSNIVIFGIINVIILLIILLVYLVFRNITKLFIERRKNTPGSKLRTKLVLAFVTLSLVPTMLLFFVSAGFITNSIQNWFNKQVETSLNESMEVAQVYYKTSAANSLYYGQQISDTIKERKLLNDENLPKLKALVRQKQEEYNLGVVEVFSAQREELFRAANPKLPLSEFTNPSSEDINVGLAGQKLTRVNAIGKADLIRGIVPIRSNFNDKDVVGVIVVNYYVPYSLVSKMREISASYHEFRQLKILKHPIATGYILTLFLITMVIVFLAVWFGVYLARSLTIPIQELAEATRQVAEGNLDVHLGEGSGDEIGMLIASFNRMTEDLRANQLALQHTNEELQKSNTELEQRRRYMEAVLANVTAGIISVDKDGLLTTVNKSAEKLLLINTEKVNGKNFREVLQPDHLDIVKGLLRDMVLQKHDSIVRQVTIPMRDGELTLLTNLTVLKDENDAFMGMVVVLDDLTSLIKAQRMAAWREVARRIAHEIKNPLTPIQLSAQRLRKRYLSRFEGEEEVFDQCTAMIIKSVDELKGLVNEFSNFARMPASVPKPNDLNDILKEALTLYEEGHRHIRFSLNADEKMPPIMLDRDQIKRVVINLLDNAVAAIEGEGEVELATCYDSTLKMATFTVSDTGHGIPAEDRPRLFEPYFSRKKSGTGLGLAIVNTIISDHHGFIRAKENHPKGSRFIIELPADA
- a CDS encoding ABC1 kinase family protein — encoded protein: MFRIVNINRNVRSIRRYRQIITVIGGYGLGHLLEYLNLGQVVDFSRRVLRRRPPKAAHLSAPERLRLALEELGTTFIKLGQLLSTRADIIPASFVQELTHLQDKIPCLPFEEIKEQIEHELGVPLEQRFLYVEPEAIAGASIAQVHRATLVTGEDVVVKVRRPGVVEAVETDIDILMGVALLLERHMARSDIYDPVGVVREFSYTIRRELDLTREGHAIEKIRDNFKGDATLYFPKVYWEATSKGVLTTEYVEGIKVSDTLAIEEAGLDGREIAARGARVFLKMVLEHGFFHGDPHPGNVLILKDNVICLLDFGMVGRLDPAVKRYLTDVLVAVINRDVEGLAYVIVEAGDAAETVNMQALKKALAEFIDSYFEIPLKEIEVGRMLMEFIDLISTHRIKVHPDLTMLVKVLVVVEGMGRRLDPDFDMVGHLRPFLEREFRRQRSPGRLFHEVEQGIEGYLTLARNLPRDVKEILNKVNRNKFRIDLEHRGLDRFSKELDRSANRLCLSLIIAALLIGSSIAMQGNRGPMLWGLPAFAFFGYTCAGLVGIWWMIAILRSGRL
- the msrA gene encoding peptide-methionine (S)-S-oxide reductase MsrA; amino-acid sequence: MENSSTEPATQTAIFAGGCFWCMEPVFDSIPGVLSVMPGYSGGFLPNPSYQQVCEGETGHLEAVEIVFDPARVNYRELLRIFLRNIDPTTKNRQFCDYGPQYQTAIFYLDEEQRRAAEEARDDAQRTNLLGAQVFTEIRPASDFYPAEEYHRQYYKKNPYHYQRYHDGCGRNWRLKELWGEKKG
- the lpxC gene encoding UDP-3-O-acyl-N-acetylglucosamine deacetylase; its protein translation is MIFQQTLGNKVTFSGIGLHSGKTITITLRPADPGTGVVFHRVDLTPAVSIEAHAMNVVNTKLNTTIGNGETTVSTIEHLMAALYGCGIDNAHIDINGPEVPIMDGSAAPFVAAIAKAGVKESKKARKYLVVKKPVSITEGDKKASIIPSRHYKISFDLHFPHPAVKSQARSLEFTQSNFADEFASARTFCFLAEVEMMKAHGLALGGSLDNAIVIGDQGVLNPEGLRFQDEFVRHKILDSVGDMSLAGHRLIGHVKASKSGHDLNHKLVMELLKRPDCYTLIEFTPQAFNAPFNIALPELSWLEA